A region of Lycium barbarum isolate Lr01 chromosome 1, ASM1917538v2, whole genome shotgun sequence DNA encodes the following proteins:
- the LOC132632938 gene encoding remorin 1.4-like has translation MESAAIPQVEETTKPVVPPPILLHNTTTTPLAPKVVTNTVTPQETDFSSKESSKGSLDRDIALSQLENEKRSSFVKAWEESKKSKVDNKAQKKLSKVAAWESTQKAKLEAKLKTLEDQLEHKKAEYAEMIQNKVALIHREADENRAVVDANRGQEFLKAEETAARYRATGQIPKKKLLGFCGC, from the exons ATGGAAAGCGCTGCTATTCCCCAAGTGGAGGAGACAACTAAACCAGTAGTGCCACCGCCAATACTACTTCATAATACTACTACTACACCTCTAGCTCCTAAAGTTGTCACCAATACTGTCACACCTCAAG AGACTGATTTTTCATCAAAGGAAAGTTCAAAGGGATCCCTTGACAGAG ATATTGCTCTTTCACAGCTTGAAAATGAGAAAAGGTCTTCTTTTGTCAAGGCATGGGAAGAAAGCAAAAAAAGCAAAGTGGACAAcaag GCCCAAAAGAAGCTCTCTAAAGTTGCAGCGTGGGAGAGTACCCAAAAAGCAAAGCTTGAAGCTAAACTGAAGACACTTGAG GATCAACTAGAGCACAAGAAAGCAGAATACGCAGAGATGATACAAAATAAAGTAGCTCTAATTCATAGGGAAGCAGATGAGAACAGAGCTGTGGTTGACGCGAACCGAGGGCAAGAATTTCTGAAAGCAGAGGAGACAGCGGCCAGGTACCGCGCTACGGGGCAAATCCCTAAGAAGAAGCTTCTTGGATTCTGtggatgttaa
- the LOC132632704 gene encoding actin-depolymerizing factor 10-like, whose protein sequence is MANSASGIAVSDDCKLKFLELKAKRNHRYLVFKIDELVQQVVVEKVGGQAETHDDFANSLPPTECRYAVFDYDWTTDENVQKSRIFFVAWSPETARVRSKMLYASSKDRFRRELDGVQVELQATDPSEMSLDTFIGRIH, encoded by the exons ATG gCAAATTCAGCATCAGGGATAGCAGTGAGCGATGACTGCAAGCTGAAGTTCTTGGAATTGAAAGCAAAAAGGAACCACAGGTATCTAGTTTTCAAGATTGATGAATTAGTGCAGCAAGTTGTGGTTGAGAAAGTTGGGGGACAGGCAGAGACACATGATGATTTTGCTAACAGCTTGCCTCCCACTGAGTGTCGTTATGCTGTTTTTGACTATGACTGGACTACTGATGAAAACGTCCAGAAAAGCAGGATCTTCTTTGTTGCTTG GTCACCAGAGACAGCAAGGGTACGAAGCAAGATGTTGTATGCAAGTTCAAAAGACAGATTCAGGAGAGAATTAGATGGTGTCCAGGTTGAGCTGCAAGCAACTGATCCAAGTGAGATGAGTTTGGATACCTTCATCGGAAGAATCCATTGA